Genomic DNA from uncultured Acetobacterium sp.:
GACTAATTCGGCCACGGCGGAAGAAAGTGCCGCCTCCAGTGAAGAATTATCCGGTCAGGCTGAAATGCTTAAACAGATGGTAGGCGCATTCAAGCTTAAAAAGCAAGTGGGCACAAAAACGGAAATCTCACCAATTGTGAGTAAAAATAAAGAGGTGCTTCCGGTTCAGCCAAAGATTATTTTAGACGATATGGAAGATAAATATTAAATAATCATCTGTACCAGACATGGAGACCGGAAGAGTAAAAATAAATCTTGCATGATAGTAGTATTTTCGCATTCGTCAAAAGTTAATGTGTGATAAAAAAATGAGGCCTTTCATTTCGATAGAAAGGCCTCATTTTGAGTTTAGGGATAGCAGTTAATATACAAAAGCGAATCATCAAATAAAGACTCGTACTTAGCCCGATTCAGAAAGAACTCTATAATTTAGCCAGTAATTCCTGCTTCTTCTGGTTGAATTCTTCTTCTGAAATGATACCCTTGTCTTTTAAACCGGCCAATTTTTCAATCATCGCAATGGGATCTTCCTGGGCATTGGCTTCTGGTTGTTGCGAGAATGAACCTTCAGTTGTGCCTTTCTGGATTCCCTCTGGTTTATGGGCAGTATAAATTTGAATGACCCGTTCAGCTTCTCTGGGATAGAGGATGCTAATGGTTTCGATAGCGTCCGCTGTCTTAATTTCGGTATCGTTGGGATTCATGCCCAGGGTCAGTGACAAATCTAAAAAAGAAACGGTGCTCGGTTGCGTCGTCAGGGATAGGATCTGGTCGTAGGTAAAGGTTTTTTTTGTGGTTAAATCCCGGTCATAGAGAATGATCTTCTGGCTGGTACAGGTCAGGAACTTTTTCGAAACCAGGCTATCCAGACCCCAGGCAAAATAGATTAACTTTTCGTCAGGTTCTAAAAATGTTTTCACAAGTTCCCGGGTAGTCGGGTCAAGCTTGGCTTGGATAAAAGCATCAACCTGATCATCGGTAATCATAAGATCGTTTTTCTTTAGACGACAGAGATATTCAGTCAGGGTGATGGTATCGATGGTTTTGATTTCAGCCGTAGGTAGGGTAATTAATGTGATGGAATTAACAATCAGTGTACAGTGTTCATCACCTCGATTGATTGAGATATCATAGAGTTTTTCTTTCGGCAGGGAACCCACCGCAAAAAAAGAATTGTTTTCCGGAAAAAGAATTTTAAAATAAAGGTTACTGGTGGTCAGCAGAATCATCTGACCATTAGAATCTTTAAATTGAAATAAAAACTTTTCCTGCATATTATAGGTAGGAAAGGCTTTTAAGACAGTCTTTAAAACCTTTTCTTCATAGGGGTGCATGTCGATTTTTGTAGCTGATGCGCTGTTTGCCGGCAGCAGCATTTTTTCAGAGAACATTTGGGTGAAGGAAACCAATTCGTCATCACCAGAACTGATCAATGGCCTGCCTGGAACATCAACCGGCATTGCCAGTTGTTCCATCAAACTGTCAGTATAGGTTTTTATCCGTTGATCCATTTCCGCTCGTAAGCGTTCCTGCTCTTCTTTTTTTAAAGCCAAATCTGCTTGAATTGAATCAATACTTTCTTTTGCCAGATCGGTAACATCTTTAAATAGATCTTTAAATCCCATAATTTGATTCTCCTTTTTTATTGAATAATCTACTTTTATTTTACCTAAGGTTAAAGAAAATAGCAAACTAAAACAGCCTTTTGAACAGTTCTTTAAGATTTGCTCAAAAGGCCGATAAAAGGAAATTAATTAAGTTTGCGGATCTTAACCTTTTAATATCGAAAGGGCTTCTTCACGTCCACAATCCATTAAATAGGGAATCCTTGTTACTTTAGCACATTCTTCAGTTAACGACATCAGTTCATTTCTGGTAATGCTGTCAGTATTGAAGCAGCGGGCACCGGCCATTAACTGCTGTAAACCAACTCGGATTTTATCTGAATAGCTGTAGATCCCAATCGCTCCCAAAGGAATGTTTTTGATTTCTTTGGCACCAACAATATCTTTAACTGCTTCATAGCAAACAAAGATTTCTTCAGGAGTAGAACCGAATTCGCTCACTGTTTTTGGCAGATTATTTGCTTTCATCCATTGGTCGATGTTTTTACCAACCATCCCAGGAATCATCAGGGCACGACCCATACAAACTGCTTTAACATAAGGTGCACCAAGTGCTAAAGCTTTAAAAACACCGTCTTCGCTGCTGAATCCGCCGGCAAAAGCCAGATCAGGAACGCGTTCACCATTGGCTTCCAGAATTTGTGCAAATTCAACC
This window encodes:
- a CDS encoding SHOCT domain-containing protein, with the protein product MGFKDLFKDVTDLAKESIDSIQADLALKKEEQERLRAEMDQRIKTYTDSLMEQLAMPVDVPGRPLISSGDDELVSFTQMFSEKMLLPANSASATKIDMHPYEEKVLKTVLKAFPTYNMQEKFLFQFKDSNGQMILLTTSNLYFKILFPENNSFFAVGSLPKEKLYDISINRGDEHCTLIVNSITLITLPTAEIKTIDTITLTEYLCRLKKNDLMITDDQVDAFIQAKLDPTTRELVKTFLEPDEKLIYFAWGLDSLVSKKFLTCTSQKIILYDRDLTTKKTFTYDQILSLTTQPSTVSFLDLSLTLGMNPNDTEIKTADAIETISILYPREAERVIQIYTAHKPEGIQKGTTEGSFSQQPEANAQEDPIAMIEKLAGLKDKGIISEEEFNQKKQELLAKL